The region AAGAAACAAATGGTCTTCATATTCAGCTCCATCTACTAGATACGATGGGGCACTGCCCTACTTGGCCCCAATGCAAGCAGACACTGCAAAAGTGAACATACATTcttgtacagtatgtgaatCTTTACCAGGATTTTCACCCCAATTTTTCTTGCTGGGTTCCCCAGGTGGCTGaggtaaaacaaaacatgtgcgttaatgttttattttatctacaAAATGATAGAcccggggtctcaaacacacggcccgcgggccgaatgtggcacgcaggacactagtttgaggcccccgccttgatatgaaagtttaatgttagtgcggcccgcgcaagtttgatatggatgctgtatggtatcatgtacccaaaaaaaatattacgtttgattaatgttcatgttaaaggttaaataactgttaatagttatcctccctatccgtgtggaagtggctttttttagtttttggctatttaagtttaaaggaaataacttgaaggctaccgtttaggtcgctagctctcgagtttgcgagttagcatgtgtctcaagaccctgcagttgcgcaatatgttgtaaataaaaagagtataaatgtgactatagtcgtgttttgtcatgtctacagggctctaataatgctttgttcattttaatctgaaaaaataatttgtataatttttgaataatttttattatttgccgttttattattattagtgtatttatttatttattattgattgattgatttttttttattcttcatttgtttatttatttttcatcttattttgtgtagaaaaataaaaagtaagatatttgagaacagtggaatgttttatcagagcttttcttgtagaaaattggaaccaaagcgaagtttttttaatttttttgtttttaataaatgcttttttttttttttggaaaacctgatgcggcccagtctcaccctgacccgagctccagtggcccccaagtaaattgagtctgAGACCCCTGTGATAGACAATGTAGACAAATACAGTCAGTAGTGTCATGCAGTAGTATCCATGGATGAGTATTTTACACATTGGTATGTACAGTATCAAACAGTACCCATGTATTCCTGCAGGAGGAAAGAAGGGTTCTGCACTACTCGACATGGTACACGTACGCGTAGGCGTACATGTTCAGGGGTTTTATGCATGTTGAGGGAATTTGGGGTAGGATAAAGTCAGTATTTTGGGGTTGGTGGATTGGTGAAAGGGGGATGTGAAGGCTACCATTAGCCCGTTAGCATACACAATTCCACATCTTTGAAGCGTCTCTCAGATGTTACTGAACTTTCTTGTCCTTGTCGGCCACCACCTCTGTCAGGTCCTCGGGTTTGATGCCCTTCACCTGGGCCTCCATCTGCGTGACCCTCTGCTTCATCCTGGTCTGGCTGGAGGTGAACTCGGCCAACAGCTTGGCGAACTTGGTCTGCATGACGTCCAGGTTGTCCTGCAGTTTGCTGATCTTCTCCTCCATGTCTTTGGGGTCGGCGCCGGCGTTAGCCACCGCTTCGTCGATGAGGTTGTCTTTCATCAGGATGGCCTTCCCCTTCTCCTCCAGGGCCTTCTTGGCCTCGGGGTACTCGGTGAGCGACTCCATGAGGTCGTCCTTGGAGAGGGCAAAGAGGTCAGAGTAACCGACACTCCTGATGTTGGCGGTTCTCCTGTTCCCGGCTTTGCTGCCCTTGATGCCCAGAATACTGATTTCCCCAAAGTAGGCGCCGTCACTGAGCACGACAAACTGAGTGACTCCATCGTCGGCCACCACGGCCAGCTTCCCCTCCTTGATGATGTACATCTCCCGGCCAATGTCTCCCTTCTTGCAGATGTAATCACCAGGACTGAAGACCTGAGGCTGCAGCTTCAGCACCAGCTCGATAAGAAGTCCAGCCTCGCAGTCCTGGAAAATGCGCACTTTCTTCAGCGTATCCAGATGGACGTTGATAGCGATTTCGGCTTTGAGCTTGTCCGGTAGGTTCTTTAAAACCTCCTTCTCGTCGCAGGTTTTCTTCTCCGTCCACAGGTAGTCAAACCACTTGATGACCCTGGCCTCCAGGTCTTTGCTGACCTTTCGGAACTGCATGTACTGCTTGATGGAGTCGATCTTGGCCTGGAACTCAGCTCGGGAGGCGTTCATGTTGGAGATCATGGCGCCGACGTTACCGACGATACTAGCAAAGATCAGCACGCCGGTGAGAAAGTCGGCGATGACAAAGAGGTACTCTTCATCTCTCACTGGCGGGGGCGTTTCCCCGATGGTGGTGAGGGTCAGTGTGGACCAGTACAGCGAGTAGATGTACTTCCTGGTCAAGCGGCCATACTCCGGGTGGCTAATGTTGGGATACACCCAAGTGTCCGACCCGAAGCCGATGGTCTTGGAGATGGCAAAGAACATGCAAGCGTTCCAATGGATAATGATGAGGATGTACAGTACTAGATTGCTGATACGGAACATGTTCGGAAAGCTGGTCCTGGTTTCTGTCCTCTCGAAGAACTCGAAAAGCCTGGAGATCTTGCAGAGGCGGTTGAAGCGGAACTCGGGGTTGTTGAAGCCGTATTTCAAGAAGAGCAGATCGGTGGGGATCATGGAAATCATGTCGTACTTGAACTGGGAGGTGGTTCTGTATTTGCTCCGCAGCTTGCCGCTGTCCTTCACCAGCAGTCCTTGCTCCAGGTAACCTGAAGAGCAAACACTGCGTCAAAACCGGGGAACGAAAACCAGATACCTTTACGTGGATCCTCACCTGTTCTTGATCTGACGAAGGTGTCTGTGTAGTAGATGATGTCTGAGGTGTAGTCTAGGAATATCCAAAGTTTGGTGAAGCTCTCCTGGAGTTCATTGAAACAGGCTCTGGGGGACATGTGAGGCTTTTAAGATCTTGGACAAAAAATTGAGTGAAAGTGAAGGAAAAGGAAATACCTGGTAACAATCATCATGAGGTTATAAAAGACCGGTCCGGCGATGACTGTGAGCCACCTGTAGTACATGTCTGCAGCCGGGTCCATGACCCAGACCTCCTTCCTGGACACAAAGTCAACAATCATTTGTCTGGTAGCAACGGGATCTACAACCGTTATGGCAACTCTTCTCTACTTACGGGggttcctccttttttttatcGTCTTTCTTGTCATCTTTTTTATCGTCCTTCTTCTCGTCCTTTTTATCATCCTTCTTCTCGTCCTTTTTATCATCCTTCTTCTCGTCCTTTGTATCATCCTTCTTCTCATCTTCTTTCTTGTCCTCGTCCTTCTTCTCGTCTTTTTTAACCTCTTTCTTGTCCTCCTTTTTGCTAAGAAGGGTCATAcgtttgtttgctttttattcCTTTACCGGACAAACGGGGGGCAGGGTGAAGTCTATGACGGAAGGACTACCAAACAGCGACACAAAGGGTTCTCTAGATCTGGAACCATGTGGGTGGGATTGGTGCGGATCCTAGCAAATGTCCAGCAAATGACTCTTCCGATCCTTACCTCTAAAAGTTTTCCTGAATTAGCCAGACTGCACCCGTAGAATCCGTTGAATCCATTGCGGCTCCGATGCGGCCACCGGAAGTATTCCGTAAGATTTAAATCCCTGTTGTTGGCTCACACTAGCTCCGTGCGGCATAACGGGAAGAATCCGTTTGGggtctaaaatttttttttcagacgccGGAGCATTGCCGTTTCATCTACCggagtcagtgtgagtggcactttgcgGCAAGCCGGACTGGATTCagacggattcagtgtgagcctggGGTCAAGGTATAGCTTACGTAACGAGAATCACAAAATCTACTTGTATTTTCTGATGCAGACACAGTTCCACAAAAAGTTCTTCATGTGgaatggaaaatgtggaatggCTACCAGCTAAGCTATCGCTACATTTTCTACCTCTATTTTCCAACAAAACTTACTCGTCTGTGTTGTTGCAGTTGTTGATGTTGTAAGTAGCTAGCGGCCACTTACTAGCAAGGCTTGGGAAAGAAACGTGGCATCGTAAAGCCCCTCAGCAGCACAcggttgtcgtttttttttttttttttgcgtcaaGGTGTGTGCGATAGAAGAGACGACAGCCGCACCGAGCAAAACCACTACTTACTTCTTCCTATGTACGGCATCGTTGGCGCCCAGAGAGTGGGCGTTGCTGTCCCGGCTGGACACATCTTTGAGCTCTGGGCCTCGGAAGCGTTCCAGGAAGGAATCGTGCCTCTCCGTGACCTCAGGGTTCATTCGGCTAAAGGCCCAACTACGCAGCATGTAGAAGAAGTAAGAGAGCCTAGATGGGTCAGAGAGAGTCCGGACAGAACAAGAGAAGGTGACACCCATCTAGGCTAGAAtctggggtggtgggggggttaagCTCTGAGTGGTCAAaccacagcaggggtgtccaaactttttacagcgaGGCCAAATAGCGATAAATGAAAGGACGTATGGGCCACTTTCCTATTTATGTTTAGTTTTTCccactttttatgttgtttttttccaacaactaactttttccaaaacaaatttttccaaaaaatacatttcattttgttttgtttgacattatttttcctcaaaatattacaaatttatgcTCATAAAATTGAAATttcttttctcattagaatccGACTTTTTTGtgtcaatattttgtctttaaccctgtgattggctggcgatcagtcgagggtgtaccccgcctctcgccccaaagacagttgggataggctccagcacccccgcgacccttgtgaggataaacggtagaaaataaatgaatgaatgaatgaatattttgactttattgtcataaaattacagctgttttttttacatttttttaaaacaattttcaccctctgctttttttcctcataattatgactttattcaaataatattttgactttttcttcaacctcattttccaaagattccaactttttttccttctgtttgtttctcataatattttgaattaattttgaTAAAGTTTTAGCTGTTTGTTTCTATCGCTTCTGTTTGTTTAAAATcttccaactatttaaactttcttctcgtacatgttttatttttaatgactttattctaataatattctgaggttattcttgtaattttccgactttttctgcaaactaattttccaaaaatataatttttctcataatagtttggcataataataactttaaaaaatggctgttgagtatttacattttatgttcATAAGATGTTTCTTGACGTTtgcctcaatattttgactttactcttgtacattttatgttgctttttttcatttttagaatgtgccactggccaatgaaaaaacagccgcaggccacaaatggctccccaggctgcactttggacacccctgaactaCGGGGACATTCATTAATTGGCTACTAGGTACAAGGACTGTTACCTGCCCATGGCCCCAGGACCAGTAAAAGTGTTTCTGCTGGAGTTGGAGGACAGAGCCCTCCTGGAGTCGTCGTCACAAAGGCGGCGAGCCCTGGAAGAAATTGAGACCGAATGGAGATGACCAGAGGTTGACCAGAGAAGACCGGTGtttcaaataaaaaagtgcAAGTCCAAGTCCAGTCTCAAGACAAGACCGGtcgagtcaagtccaaagtcattgaTTCGCAAGTCTTTGATGGTATTgtcaagtcatcaaaattgtgactccaGTCCAAGTTATGAGAGTCGAGCTCACACCTCTGGAAACTACCAGACACAAGAATATATCCAGGGGGGTGCAACCTTCCAAGAACCCGGCCTATACGCAATCTAAGATTAGTTCACAATGCTAAATGGCTACATGTTAGCACAGTCAAAACTGGCTTTTTGTATGACTCGGGTTTTGattaaaatttttcatttataattttCATGCACTGTCTCGGTTATCGGACAATATAAAACTAGTCTGTTTGCCCTGTACTAGTTCACAGGAcatttttgtgtcctttttttgtttattacaaaatgtgattaaatgacATATAGACATGTatatccattcacactcacattcatacctatggatgatttagagtcaccaattaacctaacatgtatgtttttggaatgtgggagaaaactggagaaaacccatgcacgcacggggaggacatgctaactccacacaaagatgcccaagatcttcccaatctccttactgtgtggcctgctaaccacttgaccgccgtgcagccccttagcCATTCAGTGAAGCACAAATTTGAACGTCTTGACATTCCTCCCAATTCGTCAATCTTTCTTGGTAGTGAATTCACATTTCCCATGATAATAGAAAGTGCCAAATCTCTAATTCCTGGCTTGACTTTCATCTTAGCTTAGGTAAAAGAAGACCTCATCAAATCTCCTCTCAAGCATGTAAACAAACGTGGTTGGTTAGCAAGTTGACTTGTTctttccatacatccattttattGATATGCTGCCTATCCTCACTTGTAGGAATGTAACAATTCCCATAAGTAAGCACGGTGGGACgtccataaaataaaatgcactgAGACTGATAGGCATACATGAAAATTCTTCATAAAAACTTGCTTATATTCCCTGGATATCACTGGTATTTCTCATATATTGTACAATGTTGTTTACAGCCACAAGCTAATTGCTGATGCTCTATCCATTACACATacaaatgtgttcattccaccacaggagatatgtcatgttacgcATAccagtatcggaaattgagagtatGCCGATAATATAGGCATATCGGCAAAAAAGCcgatatcagacatccctaatttttaagcataaaatggctaaatgaccGAAAATACACATTTGAGTCATTCAGAAGACTCCTTTATAAActagatatgtagtattctatactagTCACAGTTAtgaatgagacaatagccatcGCAGGAagcaaggaactctcccaatgctaacatgccagtCTATGTTATAAGTTATTGATGTGTAAGGTCGTAAACAAGTTCTCTATTTATATACTTCATTCAGGAATCCTTCTTTGTGAAAACGATTGGGTCTGGAGCCAAATTAACCaccataaacaagggattactaaACCTCTCAcaactggttccagaccagtcttatttataaatggaatattttcgtagatagagcacagaaaacatgtttacaaactTCTGAGTActctttttaattattacagccttctagatatgaaataacacacccataatcacctttacactcctattacccaatatagtagacaaggGGTCGTCAACACGTCAATTGTGATTGGCCGATTGACTGATtgaccctaacccctaaccctagccaAAACCTCTAACACTATTACACTTCGTACACtacccctaacccaaaccctcaacccctaaccccaaccccaacccctaaccctagcccaaaccctaacccctaacactgttacactttggacactacccctaaccctaaccctaacccttaacccctaacccctaacccctaacccctaacccctaacccctaacccctaacccctaacccctaaccctaacccaaaccctcaACCCCTAACCCCAccccctacccctaaccctaaccctagcccaaaccctaacccctaacactgttacactttggacactacccctaaccctaaccctgaccctaaccctaacccttaacccctaacccctaacccctaacccctaacccctaacccctaactcctaaaccctaaacctaacccctaaccctttCCAAAACCCTAAGCCTAACCCCTAACACTATTAAACTTGGTTTTGGCAGCAGTTGCCAAGACCTTATTCACCCATTCACCTAACATCCGGGCGGAAGGCCGTATCGACTTGGAACCAACTTCCACCTTCGAACATGAGCTTTCGATTGAGACAACCCATGACTCTACACGACTTCCGGTTCCGGAGATACAGACGTTTTTTGAAGTTCACAGCCACTTCTGGGGGATCACAGGAAGTTGGGCAACTTATGGGGGGGCTAGGACTTGGTTTCATCTTGATAGGACTTACCGTTCTTGAGTTATTTTTGTTATCATAACAGCTATCAAACCTTCTGTCATTTTGCCGTTTGATTGGTAAAATAAGAGttaaaatacatgtattatcACATCAGTGTTCTCCCCTCCGACGCACCTGCCATCTCCATTTTCAATGACGGCCAGCTCCTCGTCGGACATCTGACTGGACAGGCGATGTCGCGTTGAAAAGGAGATTTCACTGTTAACTTTTGccatgttgttgttcttgtcGCTATCGTTGCTGCCAATGTGAGGAGAAAGACATCAACACAACAGTGTCACtttacagaaatacagaaatcCTAGACTTCTGATCTTTAAGGCATCCGATCAATCCATGTTTATATCTCACTTTTGTGCATCAGATGATTAGATGACACATAAAATGGACCTTTACTCTTGTTAGAGGGCGCTGGGCACGTTACAATGCTACTACTGACTTCTCCAGTCCGTGTTGGAAAGAGATGTGAAGTAAATATTGATCATTGTGGTCATAGTTTGCACTGCAAGCACATGCATCCACAGTATACACAGTACTACCTAAAAATACCCCCTCCTTATGTCCTTACCGCTAAACAGGATCAGTGCTCTCTGTGTG is a window of Doryrhamphus excisus isolate RoL2022-K1 chromosome 5, RoL_Dexc_1.0, whole genome shotgun sequence DNA encoding:
- the cnga3a gene encoding cyclic nucleotide-gated channel cone photoreceptor subunit alpha isoform X2; this encodes MAKVNSEISFSTRHRLSSQMSDEELAVIENGDGRARRLCDDDSRRALSSNSSRNTFTGPGAMGSWAFSRMNPEVTERHDSFLERFRGPELKDVSSRDSNAHSLGANDAVHRKNLASKWPLATYNINNCNNTDDKKEDKKEVKKDEKKDEDKKEDEKKDDTKDEKKDDKKDEKKDDKKDEKKDDKKDDKKDDKKKEEPPKEVWVMDPAADMYYRWLTVIAGPVFYNLMMIVTRACFNELQESFTKLWIFLDYTSDIIYYTDTFVRSRTGYLEQGLLVKDSGKLRSKYRTTSQFKYDMISMIPTDLLFLKYGFNNPEFRFNRLCKISRLFEFFERTETRTSFPNMFRISNLVLYILIIIHWNACMFFAISKTIGFGSDTWVYPNISHPEYGRLTRKYIYSLYWSTLTLTTIGETPPPVRDEEYLFVIADFLTGVLIFASIVGNVGAMISNMNASRAEFQAKIDSIKQYMQFRKVSKDLEARVIKWFDYLWTEKKTCDEKEVLKNLPDKLKAEIAINVHLDTLKKVRIFQDCEAGLLIELVLKLQPQVFSPGDYICKKGDIGREMYIIKEGKLAVVADDGVTQFVVLSDGAYFGEISILGIKGSKAGNRRTANIRSVGYSDLFALSKDDLMESLTEYPEAKKALEEKGKAILMKDNLIDEAVANAGADPKDMEEKISKLQDNLDVMQTKFAKLLAEFTSSQTRMKQRVTQMEAQVKGIKPEDLTEVVADKDKKVQ
- the cnga3a gene encoding cyclic nucleotide-gated channel cone photoreceptor subunit alpha isoform X1 — translated: MAKVNSEISFSTRHRLSSQMSDEELAVIENGDGRARRLCDDDSRRALSSNSSRNTFTGPGAMGRLSYFFYMLRSWAFSRMNPEVTERHDSFLERFRGPELKDVSSRDSNAHSLGANDAVHRKNLASKWPLATYNINNCNNTDDKKEDKKEVKKDEKKDEDKKEDEKKDDTKDEKKDDKKDEKKDDKKDEKKDDKKDDKKDDKKKEEPPKEVWVMDPAADMYYRWLTVIAGPVFYNLMMIVTRACFNELQESFTKLWIFLDYTSDIIYYTDTFVRSRTGYLEQGLLVKDSGKLRSKYRTTSQFKYDMISMIPTDLLFLKYGFNNPEFRFNRLCKISRLFEFFERTETRTSFPNMFRISNLVLYILIIIHWNACMFFAISKTIGFGSDTWVYPNISHPEYGRLTRKYIYSLYWSTLTLTTIGETPPPVRDEEYLFVIADFLTGVLIFASIVGNVGAMISNMNASRAEFQAKIDSIKQYMQFRKVSKDLEARVIKWFDYLWTEKKTCDEKEVLKNLPDKLKAEIAINVHLDTLKKVRIFQDCEAGLLIELVLKLQPQVFSPGDYICKKGDIGREMYIIKEGKLAVVADDGVTQFVVLSDGAYFGEISILGIKGSKAGNRRTANIRSVGYSDLFALSKDDLMESLTEYPEAKKALEEKGKAILMKDNLIDEAVANAGADPKDMEEKISKLQDNLDVMQTKFAKLLAEFTSSQTRMKQRVTQMEAQVKGIKPEDLTEVVADKDKKVQ